The Defluviitalea raffinosedens genome contains the following window.
CAGGCCATATTTGAACAGGTGGGTATTGGCAGTGGTATTGGTAAGGACGGCATGACCGGTTCATGGAATATGGATGTTATGTTGGACAGTTCACTGCATATTGAAGAAGATCTCAATAAAATACTGGCAAATCACGGTTATCAAAATGAAAACCGTTCCTTAGGAGATAACTATATTTCAACTGGAGTCAATTGGGGTTACACTGGCACACAGTTTATTAACAATATTGATCCAGTGGTTGTGATAGCGATGATCATTCTTCTGTTCATCATTATCTTTACGGGGTATCTTATTATCTATAACATTTTCCAGATCTCCGTTTCAAAAGATATTCGCTTTTATGGATTATTAAAGACTATTGGAACGACGGGAAGGCAGCTCAGTCGTATAATTCTCCATCAGGCATTAGTGTTGTCTATGATAGGCATTCCTTTTGGAATTTTAATTGGTTATGGGATAGGTATCAAACTGACCCCTGTAATACTTAGTCGTCTTAATGGAGTAGTACAGGATGTGGTGTCGGCAGATCCAGTGATTTTTATTGGCTCGGCGATATTTTCTTTGATTACAGTATTAATTTCCTGTCGAAGACCTGGTCGTATGGCAGCTAAGGTATCTCCTATAGAGGCAGTTCGTTATAGTGAGGGGACAGGATATAATAAGAAGATGCGTAAGGCACAGGCAGGCGCATCCCTACCCAGGATGGCGTGGGCGAATTTAAGCAGGAGTTACAGTAAGACTGCTATAACAGTAGTCTCCCTTTCACTGGCTGTTCTTTTGCTTAATATGACTGTGACTTTTACTAATGGTTTTGATATGGATAAATATTTATCCGATAGAGTGGTTACTGATTTTATAGTAGCTGATGCAGATTATTTTCACGTAGGAAAATTTTGGGGAGGAGACCAGGCACTTCCCGAAGAAGTGATCTCCACTATCGCCTCCCAACCAGGTATTGAAACTGGAGGGCGTGTATACGGTAAAGTCAGTCCGGTTGAGGAATTTATCACCGAGGACTATTATCGAACACTACACGGTAGATGGAATGATCAAGAAACACTGGATCGTCTCATAGCCATGTCAGAAAAAAACAAAGATGGTTTACTGGCTGGACAAGTACAGCTTTACGGGATGGAATGCTATGTCCTTGACAAGCTTCGACTGCTGGAAGGTGACTTATCCAAGCTTTATGAACCCGGGGGACGTTATGTTGCAGCTGTGTATTCCGAAGATGACTATGGCAATCTCTGGGTGGATTCTCACTGGGCAAAGTTGGGTGATACAGTTACTCTGAGATATATAGATGAATACGAATATTATGATCCGAATACAGGCGAGATTCTCGACCCTGCTAATATTCTTGATGATCAACCTTATCAGTGCCGGGCAAAAATTTATCGGGATATGGATTACGAAGTAGTGGCATTGGTCGCTATACCCTATTCTCTTACATATCGCTATAGTAGTGTGGATGAGTTCATTATGAATGACCAGATATTTATTCAGGACAGCGGTACTAACAGCATCATGTATTATTCTTACGATGTCAGCGAAGAGAAGATCGACGATATGGAGTCTTTTTTATCTCACTTGACTAAGGAACAGATGCCTCAGTTGAACTATGAGAGTAAAGCCACTTATGCAGCTGAATTCAATTCTTTTCGAAATATGTACCTTCTATTGGGTGGTGTGTTGAGTTTTATCATTGGACTTGTAGGTATACTCAATTTTCTCAATGTGATTTTGACAGGGATTATAAGCCGTCGTCGTGAGTTTGCAATGCTACAGTCCATTGGGATGACTGGCAAGCAACTTAAAACAATGTTGATTTGGGAGGGGCTGTACTATACGTTAGGTTCAGTGGCAATGTCTTTGTTGCTCAGTGTGGTTACGGGACCGTTACTTTCTGATGTACTGGAAAGCATGTTTTGGTTCTTTACATATCGTTTTACACTCTTACCCATTTTATCGCTTGCACCGATTTTTGCAATGTTTG
Protein-coding sequences here:
- a CDS encoding ABC transporter permease, with product MELLGVEPTLGNEFTITFDVDGTKITETFVLSGWWEYDEATVANHVLIPHSRAQAIFEQVGIGSGIGKDGMTGSWNMDVMLDSSLHIEEDLNKILANHGYQNENRSLGDNYISTGVNWGYTGTQFINNIDPVVVIAMIILLFIIIFTGYLIIYNIFQISVSKDIRFYGLLKTIGTTGRQLSRIILHQALVLSMIGIPFGILIGYGIGIKLTPVILSRLNGVVQDVVSADPVIFIGSAIFSLITVLISCRRPGRMAAKVSPIEAVRYSEGTGYNKKMRKAQAGASLPRMAWANLSRSYSKTAITVVSLSLAVLLLNMTVTFTNGFDMDKYLSDRVVTDFIVADADYFHVGKFWGGDQALPEEVISTIASQPGIETGGRVYGKVSPVEEFITEDYYRTLHGRWNDQETLDRLIAMSEKNKDGLLAGQVQLYGMECYVLDKLRLLEGDLSKLYEPGGRYVAAVYSEDDYGNLWVDSHWAKLGDTVTLRYIDEYEYYDPNTGEILDPANILDDQPYQCRAKIYRDMDYEVVALVAIPYSLTYRYSSVDEFIMNDQIFIQDSGTNSIMYYSYDVSEEKIDDMESFLSHLTKEQMPQLNYESKATYAAEFNSFRNMYLLLGGVLSFIIGLVGILNFLNVILTGIISRRREFAMLQSIGMTGKQLKTMLIWEGLYYTLGSVAMSLLLSVVTGPLLSDVLESMFWFFTYRFTLLPILSLAPIFAMFGFVVPLMVYCVVSKHSIVERLREAE